The Salvelinus alpinus chromosome 35, SLU_Salpinus.1, whole genome shotgun sequence genome window below encodes:
- the LOC139564698 gene encoding oocyte zinc finger protein XlCOF6-like produces MKNKSVKKQHKIKRSKHHRDPIKTECETQSDDVNCKREEPDISQSPSPNTKGVTSNSIQIKEEPADFEVQSHCFDSRALHKDSGTVITKTETDSVYISQGTVEIKAEYDSDSEIHKVVVKRETQVCFMKEENVGEEDTDEDPEDGRDTDSNRVSSPQFFPCTYCTISFTDHSFLEKHIKWNHQKEYLAMLRNSFTKSSGTETVPTHSCLHCSLMFQTPRLLSIHTRQIHPSATPRKPARPHRVSVKLYTCPQCARRFRYLGSLQNHCELSHKMAVISTNGHLSCADCGKSFKNCWGLGPHQCHKPEGTEPQDIKPVVCLDVGFHCSECGKILCSPQSLNIHMRIHTGEKPYACKECGKRFAESGSLRKHLLIHSGVKAFKCQECGKDFARMKGLRSHMTTHSGKKQYSCSHCDRQFGYKSSLTIHLRSHTGEKPFHCTECGKDFSIKRNLRLHLKIHNNEKGHQCGECGLKVIDIGALKTHMRSHTGERPYHCTVCSKQFIRLEHLKNHQRTHTGERPYVCSECSKSFAQSGDLTKHIRTHTGEKPYECSVCHGCYTSSGDLGKHMRIHNGSRPFPCQQCDKSFRLVGHLKTHMRTHTGERPYSCPRCLRTFARTHHLSVHVAQCR; encoded by the exons ATGAAGAACAAATCTGTGAAAAAGCAACACAAAATCAAGAGGTCTAAACACCATCGAGACCCAATCAAAACAGAGTGTGAAACACAGTCAGATGATGTTAACTGCAAAAGAGAAGAACCAGACATTAGCCAATCTCCCTCTCCCAACACTAAAGGGGTTACTTCCAACTCCATCCAAATTAAAGAGGAACCAGCTGACTTTGAAGTACAGAGTCATTGCTTCGATTCTAGAGCACTCCACAAGGATTCTGGAACCGTCATAACCAAGACTGAAACAGATTCTGTTTACATTAGCCAAGGAACAGTAGAGATAAAAGCGGAGTATGATTCTGATTCTGAAATACACAAGGTGGTGGTTAAGAGAGAAACTCAAGTGTGTTTCATGAAGGAGGAGAATGTGGGTGAAGAAGACACAGATGAGGACCCCGAAGACGGGAGGGATACTGACAGCAACAGAG tctcttctCCTCAGTTCTTTCCTTGCACATACTGCACCATCTCCTTCACCGACCATTCCTTCCTGGAAAAGCACATCAAGTGGAACCACCAGAAGGAGTATCTGGCCATGTTGAGAAACAGTTTTACAAAGAGCAGTGGAACAGAGACGGTCCCAACACACAGCTGCCTCCACTGTAGCCTCATGTTCCAAACCCCACGGCTGCTTAGCATCCACACCCGCCAGATCCACCCTTCAGCCACTCCCCGGAAACCTGCCCGTCCCCACAGGGTTTCGGTGAAACTCTACACCTGCCCACAGTGTGCCCGCAGATTCAGATACCTGGGCAGTCTGCAAAACCACTGTGAGCTTTCACACAAAATGGCTGTGATCAGCACCAATGGACACCTCAGTTGTGCCGattgtgggaagagcttcaagaATTGTTGGGGACTGGGACCTCACCAGTGTCACAAACCAGAGGGCACTGAACCTCAGGACATTAAGCCTGTGGTCTGTCTGGATGTCGGCTTCCATTGCTCAGAGTGTGGCAAGATCCTCTGTAGTCCTCAGAGCCTGAACATTCACATGCGAATTCACACCGGAGAGAAGCCTTATGCCTGCAAGGAGTGTGGCAAAAGATTTGCTGAGAGCGGCAGTTTACGCAAACACCTGCTGATACACTCTGGAGTCAAGGCATTCAAATGCCAGGAATGCGGGAAGGATTTTGCCCGTATGAAGGGTCTCAGGAGTCACATGACCACTCATTCTGGCAAAAAGCAGTACTCCTGCTCCCACTGTGACCGGCAGTTTGGATACAAGTCTAGTCTGACCATTCACCTACGCTCTCACACGGGGGAGAAACCCTTTCACTGCACAGAGTGTGGTAAAGACTTCTCTATCAAGAGAAACCTGAGGCTTCACCTAAAGATCCACAACAATGAGAAAGGCCACCAGTGTGGGGAGTGCGGCCTGAAGGTGATAGACATTGGGGCGTTGAAGACACACATGCGCTCACACACCGGCGAGAGGCCTTACCACTGCACAGTGTGCAGCAAGCAGTTCATTCGACTGGAACACCTGAAGAACCACCAACGCACTCACACAGGTGAGAGACCATACGTCTGTTCTGAGTGCAGCAAGAGCTTTGCTCAATCTGGAGATCTCACAAAACACATACGCacccacactggagagaagccgtaTGAATGTTCTGTCTGCCACGGCTGCTATACCTCTTCAGGGGATCTGGGCAAACACATGAGGATCCACAATGGCTCACGGCCCTTTCCCTGCCAGCAGTGTGACAAGAGCTTCCGCTTGGTCGGCCACCTTAAAACTCACATGAGGACCCACACTGGGGAGAGACCGTACTCCTGCCCTCGCTGCCTCCGGACCTTCGCTCGCACCCACCACCTCTCTGTTCATGTGGCTCAGTGTCGCTGA
- the LOC139564231 gene encoding zinc finger protein 436-like: MKNKPGKKQHNKTKRTKHHRDPIKTECGTQSDDVYCNREEPDISQSPYITKGVCISSIQIKEEPTDFEQQGMGEEPNRSVPSFQKKHIKHQNTSNPMTGCSKISWSPVVTLTRLSNVVVKTLLRDTKVCLVKEENSDETDGVSSPQFFSCPHCTISFTDCYFLENHMKTKHQKQYLALFKSHVSTSKTVYAPTHSCPHCSCMFHTPRQLHVHICQAHPSPSLRKLHPCPYCDRSFQYIARLHTHCKVWHKMAVTFIDGYLSCADCGKSFKNCWGLGPHQCYKPEDTKPEDGPVCVNIGMPCSECGKSCSSPQNLRIHMRTHTGEKPYVCKECGKSFSEASSHCKHMMIHSGVKPFKCQDCGKDFARMWHLRVHMTVHSGEKPLSCPKCDRRFAYSYSLKLHLRTHSGERPFKCTVCGKDFADKGYLKTHLKIHNNERNYHCGVCGLKFINSAALKTHQRTHTGERPFHCTVCDKTFFRHEHLKNHQRTHTGERPYVCSECSKSFAQSGDLTKHIRTHTGEKPYECSVCHGCYTSSGDLGKHMRIHNNSRPYHCQECDKSFRMVGHLKTHMRTHTGERPYSCHRCHRTFARAHHLSGHLPRCC, from the exons ATGAAGAACAAACCTGGGAAAAAGCAACACAACAAAACCAAGAGGACTAAACACCATCGAGACCCCATCAAAACAGAGTGTGGAACACAGTCAGATGATGTTTACTGCAATAGAGAAGAACCAGACATTAGCCAATCACCCTACATTACTAAAGGGGTTTGTATCAGCTCCATCCAAATCAAAGAGGAACCAACAGACTTTGAACAgcagggaatgggagaggaaCCAAACCGTTCTGTTCCTTCCTTCCAGAAGAAGCACATCAAACATCAAAATACATCCAATCCAATGACCGGATGTAGCAAGATATCATGGAGTCCTGTGGTGACGCTAACAAGATTGTCTAAT GTAGTGGTTAAGACACTTCTGCGAGACACTAAAGTgtgtttggtgaaggaggaaaaCTCAGACGAGACAGATGGAG tctcttCTCCTCAATTTTTTTCTTGTCCACACTGCACCATCTCCTTCACTGACTGTTACTTCCTGGAGAACCACATGAAGACCAAACACCAGAAGCAGTACCTGGCTTTGTTCAAAAGCCATGTCTCAACAAGTAAAACCGTGTATGCCCCCACACACAGCTGTCCCCACTGTAGCTGCATGTTCCATACCCCACGACAGCTACACGTCCACATCTGTcaggcccacccctctccctctctaaggaAACTCCACCCCTGCCCCTATTGTGACCGCAGCTTCCAGTACATAGCCAGACTGCATACTCACTGCAAGGTTTGGCACAAAATGGCTGTTACTTTCATCGATGGATACCTCAGTTGCGCTGACTGTGGAAAGAGCTTCAAGAATTGCTGGGGACTGGGACCTCACCAGTGTTACAAGCCTGAGGACACTAAGCCTGAGGATGGCCCTGTCTGTGTGAACATCGGCATGCCATGCTCAGAGTGTGGCAAAAGCTGCTCTAGTCCTCAGAATCTGCGCattcacatgcgcacacacaccggCGAGAAGCCCTACGTCTGCAAGGAGTGTGGCAAGAGCTTCTCAGAAGCCAGCAGTCATTGCAAACACATGATGATACACTCAGGGGTCAAGCCATTCAAATGCCAAGACTGCGGAAAGGATTTTGCCCGGATGTGGCACCTCCGAGTTCACATGACCGTTCACTCTGGCGAGAAGCCTTTATCCTGCCCCAAATGTGACAGGCGGTTTGCATACAGTTATTCTTTGAAGCTTCACCTGCGCACACACTCAGGGGAGAGACCTTTCAAATGTACTGTGTGTGGTAAAGACTTTGCGGACAAAGGTTATCTGAAGACGCATCTGAAGATCCACAACAATGAAAGGAACTACCATTGTGGGGTTTGTGGGCTGAAGTTCATAAACAGTGCTGCGTTGAAAACCCACCAGCGCACACACACTGGGGAGAGGCCTTTCCATTGCACAGTGTGTGACAAGACATTTTTCCGACATGAACACCTGAAGAACCACCAGCGCACTCACACAGGTGAGAGACCATACGTCTGTTCTGAGTGCAGCAAGAGCTTTGCTCAATCTGGAGATCTCACAAAACACATACGCacccacactggagagaagccgtaTGAATGTTCTGTCTGCCACGGCTGCTATACCTCTTCAGGGGATCTGGGCAAACACATGAGGATCCACAATAACTCACGGCCATATCACTGCCAGGAATGTGACAAAAGCTTCCGCATGGTCGGTCACCTTAAAACTCACATGAGGACCCACACTGGGGAGAGACCGTACTCCTGTCACCGCTGCCATCGTACTTTTGCTCGCGCCCACCACCTCTCTGGTCACCTGCCTAGATGTTGCTGA